The following nucleotide sequence is from Halorussus caseinilyticus.
GTCGCTCGCCGAGGTAGAGCAAGGCGTGGTAGCCAGCGATGACCAGCGCGCCGACCACGCCGACGGCGAGGTACTCCCCGCGTGCGCGTGGCCGCCAGCGGTCGGTCCTGAGCGCGGCGTAGGCCAAGATGACCGCGCCCGCGACGGCGTACCGAAGCCCGGCGAACACCAACGGCGGGAAGTAGTGGAGTCCGACTTCGATGGCGACGAACGACCCGCCCCAGAAGATTGCAAGCAGTGCGAACATCAGGGCTGGAAGTGGAATTCGACTTTCAATATCTCCGTAAATCATGATTCTGTTACAACTATCGTGGGTTCGCGGCCTTAAGTCCTTCTACAAAGAATCGCTATCTAATCGAATACGAATCGAATATTGAGATAGTTCTGAGAAAAATAGTTAACGTTATCGCGCTCGGCCGACTTCTGACGACGGGGAGAAAATCGGCGTCGTCGGCAGTCGTGCCGACAAAACGGACGTTAAGTAGGCGGGGGCGCAACGTGGACGAACGATGGACGAGCGCGACGTGACCATTCTGAAGGCCATCGCCGACCTCGGGACCGGAAGTCCCGAGAAACTGAGCGAAGAGACCGACATCCCGGTCTCGACCATCCACTACCGCCTGAACAACCTGCGCGAGGAGGGCGTCATCAAAAACGACCTCTACGACATCGACTTGGAGCGGGCGGGACTCGGCGTCACGGTCCTCGTGGAAGTACTGGCCGACTACAGCGACTCCTACGAGGAGTTCGGCGAGAAACTGCTCGAAGTCGAGGGCGTGACCCAAGCCTACTTCGCCATGGGCGAGACCGACTTCATCGTCGTCGCGCGCCTCCCCGACAGCGACGCGGTTGAACGCCTCATCAGCGACTTCGAGGCCGTAGAGGGCGTCGAGCGCACCAACTCGACGTTCGTAATTTCGTCGTTGCGGGACACGGACAATCCGCTGGAGAGTTACAGTTTGGAGACGCTGGTCGAAGAGTTGG
It contains:
- a CDS encoding Lrp/AsnC family transcriptional regulator, yielding MDERDVTILKAIADLGTGSPEKLSEETDIPVSTIHYRLNNLREEGVIKNDLYDIDLERAGLGVTVLVEVLADYSDSYEEFGEKLLEVEGVTQAYFAMGETDFIVVARLPDSDAVERLISDFEAVEGVERTNSTFVISSLRDTDNPLESYSLETLVEELADE